Proteins found in one Enterococcus sp. 9D6_DIV0238 genomic segment:
- a CDS encoding isoprenyl transferase — protein sequence MLRFFPQKNKYIQQESDFTFNNEGAIPKHVAVIMDGNGRWAQNRRLPRIAGHKEGMNTVKKITKHASKLGVKVLTLYAFSTENWKRPTDEVSFLMQLPVDFFDTFVPELIKENVKVHVMGYKEFLPEHTQDAITRAVDQTKENTGMVLNFALNYGSRAEIVTAVKEIAGQAASGELQVDAITEESIAQHLMTGFLTEELRDPELLIRTSGEERISNFLLWQIAYSELFFTDALWPDFNEELLEMALASFQNRNRRFGGLKETEEENK from the coding sequence ATGTTACGTTTTTTTCCGCAAAAGAATAAATATATACAGCAGGAAAGTGACTTTACTTTCAATAATGAGGGAGCGATCCCTAAACATGTAGCTGTGATTATGGATGGTAATGGCCGTTGGGCACAAAATCGTCGTTTACCTAGAATTGCTGGACACAAAGAAGGGATGAACACCGTCAAAAAGATCACAAAGCATGCGAGTAAATTAGGGGTCAAGGTTCTCACGTTATATGCCTTTTCTACTGAGAATTGGAAGCGTCCGACAGATGAAGTAAGCTTTCTTATGCAGCTGCCGGTTGACTTTTTTGATACATTCGTGCCGGAGCTGATCAAAGAAAATGTAAAAGTCCATGTGATGGGCTACAAGGAATTTCTACCAGAACACACACAAGACGCTATTACGCGTGCTGTCGATCAAACAAAAGAGAATACGGGCATGGTCTTGAATTTTGCGCTAAATTACGGTTCAAGAGCTGAGATCGTTACTGCGGTAAAAGAAATAGCTGGACAGGCAGCTAGTGGAGAGCTTCAGGTAGATGCTATTACAGAAGAGTCTATAGCGCAACATTTGATGACAGGTTTTTTGACTGAGGAGTTAAGAGATCCTGAATTGTTGATTCGTACAAGCGGCGAAGAAAGGATCAGTAACTTTTTACTTTGGCAGATTGCTTATAGTGAATTGTTTTTTACGGATGCTTTATGGCCTGATTTTAATGAAGAACTATTGGAAATGGCTTTAGCTTCATTCCAGAATAGAAACCGTCGTTTTGGTGGTCTGAAAGAAACAGAGGAGGAAAATAAATGA
- a CDS encoding PASTA domain-containing protein: MSDFLSNFSGENYEKTRENKNKQKEQKKTKAIKNDEEQSSAKKEPTPAFVGPKNTVDSTSKNIQQTTNEKEEPKQVENTDDVIYTKKRTKKKKYEPKKEAETPVAKAEPVTTSQNPDEFIETDPTYKKKRRTKLILIGMGSLAAVILLYVGYYQLTHVKVPDFEGKELSEVREWTAENGVKLQVDQKYDFDKAANLIIDQTVKNKKIKKGKELVVDASLGADPEEQIQLPEFKEMKISEAKKWISEQKADNLAIIEEYSDKVAQGDFIKFEITNKDVKAEEYKRKDKAKVYFSKGKEIFEKNIAMLDFTGKTKEEVTEWTKKNEITLKVEEADSDKIEAGKVISQSIGKDTKVAKRDTLTVTVSTGKAMIVPDFSQFTAEEAADKGNGLQVQVKQLYNNTVPYGHFISQSVEVGSKFTEKDDKPVIQVVYSIGKPYIKDLRDNTVEGDLQKIFFDDYQSKGANITYQVYYVDSTVTKGTVVKMSNYNEFVPIDSVIQIGISKGNLKAEATKESEE; this comes from the coding sequence ATGAGTGATTTTCTATCAAATTTCAGCGGTGAGAATTATGAAAAGACCCGCGAAAATAAAAATAAGCAAAAAGAACAGAAAAAAACTAAAGCAATCAAAAATGACGAAGAACAATCATCTGCAAAAAAGGAGCCAACACCTGCTTTTGTTGGGCCTAAAAATACAGTAGATTCTACTTCAAAAAATATTCAGCAAACCACAAATGAAAAAGAAGAACCTAAACAAGTAGAAAATACTGACGATGTTATCTACACCAAGAAGCGTACAAAAAAGAAAAAATATGAACCAAAAAAAGAAGCAGAAACGCCAGTTGCTAAAGCGGAACCTGTGACTACGTCACAAAATCCGGATGAGTTTATCGAAACGGATCCAACGTACAAAAAGAAGCGTAGAACAAAACTGATTTTAATCGGTATGGGAAGTTTGGCGGCTGTAATTTTATTGTATGTTGGATACTATCAATTGACACATGTAAAAGTCCCTGATTTTGAAGGGAAAGAATTATCAGAGGTTCGTGAATGGACGGCTGAAAATGGAGTGAAACTTCAAGTCGACCAGAAATATGATTTTGATAAAGCAGCGAATTTGATCATTGATCAAACGGTCAAGAATAAAAAGATCAAAAAAGGCAAAGAATTAGTTGTTGATGCTAGTTTGGGTGCTGATCCGGAAGAGCAGATCCAGTTACCTGAATTTAAAGAAATGAAAATCAGCGAAGCAAAGAAATGGATCTCAGAGCAAAAAGCAGATAATTTAGCGATTATTGAAGAATACAGTGATAAAGTAGCACAAGGAGATTTCATTAAATTTGAGATCACGAATAAAGATGTAAAAGCAGAAGAATATAAACGTAAAGATAAAGCAAAAGTCTATTTCTCAAAAGGTAAAGAGATTTTTGAAAAAAATATTGCCATGCTAGATTTTACAGGAAAAACAAAAGAAGAAGTCACGGAATGGACGAAGAAAAACGAAATCACATTAAAAGTAGAAGAAGCAGATTCTGATAAAATCGAAGCGGGCAAGGTGATATCTCAAAGCATAGGTAAAGACACAAAAGTTGCCAAGAGAGATACACTGACAGTGACAGTCTCTACAGGAAAAGCGATGATCGTACCCGATTTTTCACAATTTACTGCAGAAGAAGCAGCGGACAAAGGGAATGGGCTGCAGGTACAAGTGAAACAATTGTATAACAACACGGTACCGTACGGGCATTTTATCAGTCAATCAGTAGAAGTCGGAAGTAAGTTTACCGAAAAAGATGATAAGCCTGTCATTCAGGTTGTATACTCGATTGGTAAGCCTTATATCAAGGATCTACGTGATAATACAGTAGAAGGCGATCTTCAAAAGATATTCTTTGATGACTATCAATCAAAGGGTGCAAACATAACCTATCAAGTGTATTATGTTGATTCAACTGTTACCAAAGGAACTGTTGTAAAAATGAGTAACTATAATGAGTTTGTTCCGATCGATTCAGTTATCCAAATTGGTATAAGTAAAGGGAATCTTAAAGCGGAAGCAACGAAAGAGTCAGAAGAATAA
- a CDS encoding ABC transporter ATP-binding protein: protein MAILETKKLSYFYQDGDQRRFILKDTSVSFEQGKFYTILGQSGSGKTTFLSLISALDTPKEGQILLNGKDIKTIGYEKYRRDDISIIFQSYNLVPYLTALENVLVAMSITDNELPPNQKEVAYNLLDYIGITHEKADRLVNQLSGGEQQRVAIARALSTNVDVILADEPTGNLDEGMEQEIVHIFKNLAKVHNKCVIVVTHSNEIAAQSDETYYLKKGVLKKYE, encoded by the coding sequence ATGGCGATTTTAGAAACAAAAAAGCTTAGTTACTTTTACCAAGATGGTGATCAGCGCCGCTTCATTTTGAAAGATACCAGCGTGTCTTTTGAACAGGGAAAATTCTATACGATTTTAGGTCAGTCAGGATCTGGAAAAACGACCTTTCTTTCATTGATCAGTGCATTAGATACACCAAAGGAAGGACAAATTTTGCTGAATGGAAAAGATATCAAAACAATCGGGTATGAAAAATACCGCCGTGATGATATCAGTATTATTTTCCAAAGTTATAATCTCGTTCCGTATTTGACTGCATTAGAAAATGTGTTAGTTGCCATGTCGATCACAGATAATGAGTTACCACCAAATCAAAAAGAAGTTGCCTATAATCTACTGGATTACATTGGGATCACTCACGAAAAAGCGGATCGCTTAGTCAATCAATTATCAGGTGGTGAACAGCAGCGTGTAGCGATTGCCAGAGCACTATCGACGAATGTGGATGTTATCTTAGCAGATGAGCCCACTGGAAATTTAGATGAAGGAATGGAGCAAGAGATCGTTCACATTTTCAAAAATCTTGCGAAAGTTCATAATAAATGTGTGATCGTAGTTACTCACTCGAATGAGATTGCTGCCCAGTCGGATGAGACGTACTACCTGAAAAAAGGTGTGTTAAAAAAATATGAGTGA
- a CDS encoding ABC transporter permease, whose translation MNFIKRALCSVTRKKGKSLILFAVIFVLGNVIAGAIAIQQSTQNVEKSVKKELGGMATIQLDYENNQEEFMKEDVEIEPLKVDLIKKIGESPYVKYYDYSAMTMVQTKDLKSVSTESEEFGMMEGFTLKGVNYNKVLDIEEKKIKLIEGNIFTQEDIENGKNVGLISSKVAEENGLSVGDQMVADSRGYDYAENGEEKELFKQDIPIQIIGIFEPTTVEMKEKDKEKNSEQNMNQQFMSLQQINTVYLPNKTVLEINKNYMDKLKETSSNSEMFDGENEEEYYTPIYVLKSPEDVDAFKEEAQPLLPNLYTVKASADQYEQIGGSMKKMSQISGYVVWIAVIATLLIISLVVLLFMRDRKHELGIYLSLGDKRSHVMGQIIIEMLLISGIALVLSLITGNFLGKMVSDSLLNSDILNNTNNQMNTFMVMDGLGTADLTADDIMNAYEVKFSLGYIVTYLVVGLGTVLLSAILPLLYIVRLNPKKIMM comes from the coding sequence ATGAATTTTATTAAGCGTGCATTATGCAGTGTGACAAGAAAAAAGGGAAAGTCACTTATTTTATTTGCTGTAATTTTTGTATTAGGGAATGTTATCGCTGGTGCTATTGCAATTCAGCAGTCTACGCAAAATGTTGAAAAAAGTGTAAAAAAAGAACTTGGTGGCATGGCAACGATTCAACTTGATTATGAAAACAATCAAGAAGAATTTATGAAAGAAGACGTTGAGATTGAACCACTCAAGGTAGACTTGATTAAGAAAATTGGAGAATCTCCCTACGTTAAATATTATGATTATAGCGCAATGACAATGGTTCAAACAAAAGACCTGAAAAGTGTATCTACAGAGTCAGAAGAATTTGGTATGATGGAAGGCTTTACCTTAAAAGGTGTGAACTATAATAAAGTTTTAGATATAGAAGAAAAGAAAATCAAGCTGATCGAAGGAAACATATTTACACAAGAAGATATCGAAAATGGTAAAAATGTCGGCTTGATTTCATCAAAAGTTGCTGAGGAAAACGGACTTTCTGTTGGAGACCAAATGGTTGCCGACTCAAGAGGCTACGACTATGCCGAAAATGGTGAAGAAAAAGAATTATTCAAGCAGGACATACCGATCCAAATCATTGGTATTTTTGAACCAACGACTGTTGAAATGAAAGAAAAAGATAAAGAAAAAAATTCTGAACAAAATATGAATCAGCAATTTATGTCTTTACAGCAGATCAATACAGTTTATTTACCGAATAAAACAGTGTTGGAAATCAATAAAAACTACATGGATAAGTTGAAAGAAACTTCCTCAAATAGTGAGATGTTCGATGGTGAAAATGAAGAAGAATACTATACACCAATATATGTATTGAAGAGCCCAGAAGATGTAGATGCTTTTAAAGAAGAAGCTCAACCGCTGTTGCCTAATCTTTATACAGTGAAAGCATCTGCTGATCAGTATGAACAAATCGGCGGGAGCATGAAAAAAATGTCACAAATTTCAGGTTATGTTGTTTGGATTGCTGTAATTGCGACATTATTGATTATTTCGCTGGTTGTTCTCTTATTTATGAGAGATCGTAAGCATGAATTGGGCATTTACCTGTCACTTGGAGACAAACGCAGTCACGTTATGGGGCAAATAATCATTGAAATGCTGTTGATCAGCGGAATCGCATTGGTTTTATCATTGATTACAGGAAACTTCTTAGGAAAAATGGTTTCTGATTCTTTATTGAATAGTGATATTTTAAACAATACGAATAATCAAATGAATACTTTTATGGTTATGGATGGACTTGGCACTGCTGATTTAACCGCAGATGACATCATGAATGCCTATGAAGTGAAATTCTCGCTTGGCTATATCGTGACCTATTTAGTTGTTGGTTTAGGAACGGTCCTACTATCAGCAATTTTACCATTACTATATATCGTACGATTAAATCCAAAGAAAATAATGATGTAG
- the frr gene encoding ribosome recycling factor codes for MSGTILATAKEKMGKAEQSLQRELGQIRAGRANASLLDRIQVDYYGAPTPVNQLAGINIPEARVLMITPFDKNSLEDIEKAIQASDIGISPTNDGTVIRLVIPQLTEERRKELAKDVKKAAENAKIAVRNIRRDAIDDLKKQQKNNEITEDELRNLEKEAQKLTDDSVKNIDTITAEKEKELLEV; via the coding sequence ATGAGCGGAACAATTTTAGCGACAGCAAAAGAAAAAATGGGTAAAGCAGAACAAAGCTTACAACGTGAACTAGGACAAATTCGTGCCGGTCGTGCGAATGCCAGTCTTTTAGATCGTATCCAAGTTGATTACTACGGTGCACCAACACCTGTCAATCAGCTTGCAGGAATCAATATTCCAGAAGCACGTGTTTTGATGATCACACCATTTGATAAAAATTCACTGGAAGATATTGAAAAAGCGATTCAAGCGAGCGATATCGGTATCAGTCCGACAAATGATGGAACGGTTATCCGATTAGTTATTCCACAATTGACTGAAGAAAGACGTAAAGAATTAGCGAAAGATGTAAAAAAAGCTGCTGAAAACGCGAAAATCGCTGTTCGTAACATTCGTCGTGATGCGATCGATGATTTGAAAAAACAACAAAAAAATAACGAAATCACTGAAGACGAATTACGTAATTTAGAAAAAGAAGCGCAAAAGCTGACAGATGATAGTGTGAAAAATATTGATACGATCACAGCTGAAAAAGAAAAAGAGTTGTTAGAAGTTTAA
- the pyrH gene encoding UMP kinase, translating to MVKPKYQRVVLKLSGEALAGEDGFGIKPPVIKEIVEEIKEVHELGIEMAIVVGGGNIWRGQIGAQMGMERAQADYMGMLATVMNALALQDTLENLGVPTRVQTSIEMRQIAEPYIRRRAERHLEKGRIVIFAGGTGNPYFSTDTTAALRAAEVDADVILMAKNNVDGVYSADPKVDANAVKFEELTHLDVISKGLQVMDSTASSLSMDNDIPLVVFNLNETGNIRRACLGENIGTTVRGK from the coding sequence ATGGTAAAACCTAAGTATCAACGAGTTGTATTGAAGTTAAGCGGCGAAGCGTTAGCCGGAGAAGATGGGTTTGGAATTAAGCCTCCTGTAATCAAAGAAATTGTAGAAGAGATCAAGGAAGTACATGAATTAGGGATCGAAATGGCGATCGTTGTTGGCGGTGGAAATATCTGGCGTGGACAAATTGGTGCGCAAATGGGTATGGAACGCGCGCAAGCTGATTATATGGGAATGCTTGCAACAGTCATGAATGCGTTGGCGCTGCAAGATACCTTGGAGAATCTAGGCGTTCCTACACGTGTTCAAACATCGATCGAAATGCGTCAAATTGCAGAACCGTATATCCGACGTCGGGCAGAGCGTCATTTAGAAAAAGGTCGTATCGTGATTTTTGCCGGTGGTACAGGAAATCCGTATTTCTCAACAGATACAACAGCGGCTTTACGTGCGGCAGAAGTTGATGCTGATGTGATTTTGATGGCAAAAAATAATGTTGATGGTGTCTACTCAGCAGATCCTAAAGTAGATGCAAATGCAGTTAAATTTGAAGAATTAACACACTTAGATGTTATTTCAAAAGGACTACAAGTGATGGACTCAACAGCAAGTTCATTGAGCATGGACAATGATATTCCATTAGTTGTTTTCAATCTAAATGAAACTGGAAATATTCGTCGTGCATGTTTAGGCGAAAATATCGGAACAACAGTAAGGGGGAAATAA
- the tsf gene encoding translation elongation factor Ts, translating to MADISAKLVKELRDMTGVGMMDAKRALVEVEGNMDAAVDYLREKGMAKAAKKNDRVAAEGLANVATDGNFAAIVEVNSETDFVSKNEMFQDLVKKIATEIAKNKPASMEEALALKTDKGTIESELVEATTVIGEKISFRRFELVEKADNAAFGAYLHMGGRIAVLTVLDGTTDEEVAKDVAMHVAAINPRYVNESQIPQEELDHEKAILSEQALNEGKPANIVEKMVIGRLNKFKAEISLVDQPFVKDPDMTVEKYVASKGATVKSFTRFEVGEGIEKREDNFADEVMSQIKK from the coding sequence ATGGCAGATATTTCAGCAAAATTAGTTAAAGAACTACGCGACATGACTGGTGTCGGTATGATGGACGCAAAAAGAGCGTTAGTAGAAGTAGAAGGAAACATGGATGCAGCTGTAGATTATCTACGTGAAAAAGGTATGGCAAAAGCTGCTAAGAAGAATGACCGTGTAGCAGCAGAAGGTTTAGCTAACGTTGCAACAGATGGAAACTTCGCAGCAATCGTTGAAGTAAACTCTGAAACAGATTTCGTTTCTAAAAATGAAATGTTCCAAGACCTAGTTAAAAAAATTGCTACTGAAATCGCGAAAAACAAACCAGCTTCTATGGAAGAAGCTTTAGCACTTAAAACAGATAAAGGTACAATCGAGTCTGAATTAGTAGAAGCAACAACTGTTATCGGTGAAAAAATCAGCTTCCGCCGTTTTGAGCTAGTTGAAAAAGCTGATAATGCTGCTTTCGGCGCTTACTTACACATGGGTGGACGTATCGCTGTATTGACAGTCTTAGATGGCACGACTGACGAAGAAGTTGCGAAAGACGTTGCGATGCACGTTGCAGCTATCAACCCTCGTTATGTGAACGAATCACAAATTCCTCAAGAAGAATTAGATCATGAAAAAGCAATTCTTTCTGAGCAAGCATTAAATGAAGGCAAACCAGCGAACATCGTTGAAAAAATGGTTATCGGTCGTTTGAACAAATTTAAAGCTGAAATTTCATTAGTGGATCAACCATTCGTTAAAGATCCTGATATGACAGTTGAAAAATATGTAGCATCTAAAGGCGCTACAGTTAAATCTTTCACTCGTTTTGAAGTAGGCGAAGGAATCGAAAAACGTGAAGATAACTTTGCAGACGAAGTTATGAGCCAAATCAAAAAATAA
- the rpsB gene encoding 30S ribosomal protein S2 translates to MAVISMKQLLEAGVHFGHQTRRWNPKMKKYIFTERNGIYIIDLQKTVKLVDAAYDYMKNVAEDGGVALFVGTKKQAQEAIKDEAIRSGQFYVNHRWLGGTLTNWDTIQKRIKRLKDINKMEEDGTFDVLPKKEVVGLNKQRERLEKFLGGIADMPRIPDVMYIVDPRKERIAVQEAQKLNIPIVAMVDTNCDPDEIDVVIPSNDDAIRAVKLITAKMADAFIEGNQGEDQVVEETFVEEAPEAATSIEEIVDVVEGSNESAE, encoded by the coding sequence ATGGCAGTAATTTCTATGAAACAATTACTAGAAGCCGGCGTACACTTTGGTCACCAAACTCGTCGCTGGAACCCAAAAATGAAGAAATATATCTTCACAGAAAGAAACGGAATCTACATCATTGACTTACAAAAAACAGTTAAATTAGTAGATGCTGCTTACGATTACATGAAAAACGTTGCTGAAGACGGCGGTGTTGCATTATTCGTAGGAACAAAAAAACAAGCACAAGAAGCAATCAAAGACGAAGCGATTCGTTCAGGTCAGTTCTATGTTAACCACCGTTGGTTAGGTGGAACTCTAACTAACTGGGATACAATCCAAAAACGTATCAAACGTTTGAAAGACATCAACAAAATGGAAGAAGATGGAACATTTGATGTACTTCCTAAAAAAGAAGTTGTTGGCTTAAACAAACAACGCGAACGTTTAGAAAAATTCTTAGGCGGTATCGCTGATATGCCTAGAATTCCAGATGTAATGTACATCGTTGATCCTCGTAAAGAACGTATTGCTGTTCAAGAAGCACAAAAATTGAACATCCCGATCGTTGCTATGGTTGATACAAACTGTGATCCTGATGAGATCGATGTAGTAATCCCATCAAATGATGATGCGATTCGTGCGGTTAAATTGATCACTGCTAAAATGGCTGATGCTTTCATCGAAGGAAACCAAGGTGAAGATCAAGTCGTTGAAGAAACATTCGTTGAAGAAGCACCAGAAGCTGCAACTTCTATCGAAGAAATCGTTGATGTTGTTGAAGGCAGCAACGAATCAGCAGAATAA
- a CDS encoding carbonic anhydrase, whose amino-acid sequence MKRTLLMSMVLPSLLLVTACSQQTATKTSESSSHTQESTTKKEAGHFDYDAQEEWEQVAGKMQSPIDIPASSSVEMTDKGGITLDYSAKITKAENNGHSIQLTDSGTAVINGRNFELTQFHFHAESEHTVDGKHYPMEAHFVNQAQDGRLAVIGVFFEKGQENKGFQEVLDDVKNQKDSEITDIETMFPENKSYYHYLGSLTTPPLSENVEWYVLKNPVEVSAEQIKDFQEFYDHNNREIQPLNDRVVLSHNE is encoded by the coding sequence ATGAAAAGAACGTTGCTTATGTCGATGGTATTACCGTCGTTGTTATTAGTAACAGCTTGCAGTCAACAAACTGCAACAAAAACAAGCGAAAGCTCTTCACACACACAAGAAAGTACAACAAAAAAAGAAGCTGGTCATTTTGATTATGATGCACAGGAAGAGTGGGAGCAGGTTGCTGGGAAAATGCAGTCGCCGATCGATATTCCGGCTTCATCATCAGTAGAAATGACTGATAAAGGCGGAATCACACTTGACTATAGTGCTAAAATCACAAAGGCTGAAAATAATGGTCACAGCATTCAATTGACTGATTCAGGTACAGCCGTGATCAATGGACGAAATTTTGAATTGACTCAATTCCATTTCCATGCTGAGAGTGAGCATACTGTTGATGGCAAGCATTATCCAATGGAAGCTCACTTTGTCAATCAAGCACAAGATGGAAGACTTGCGGTGATCGGTGTTTTCTTTGAAAAAGGTCAGGAAAACAAAGGATTCCAAGAAGTATTAGATGACGTGAAGAACCAAAAAGATAGTGAGATCACAGATATCGAAACAATGTTCCCTGAGAATAAAAGTTACTATCATTACCTAGGTTCACTTACGACACCGCCACTTTCTGAAAACGTGGAGTGGTATGTGCTTAAAAATCCTGTCGAAGTTTCTGCTGAACAAATCAAAGATTTCCAAGAATTCTATGATCATAATAATCGCGAGATCCAACCGTTGAATGATCGTGTAGTATTGTCTCATAATGAATAG
- a CDS encoding TrmH family RNA methyltransferase, with protein MKEILSSKNTMMKELKKLRIKKHREAQQRYLIEGFHLIEEAIKAHAEVEWILINQRGIEEWAEWIALHEDERFIFVTEEILSSLSEVPTPQGMLAVVKMPDQEQGMSHHGRWLLLDNVQDPGNVGTMIRTADAAGLTGVVLGSGCADIYNTKVLRAMQGSNYHLPLFRLPLAEVIEGFQKNGISVYGTELNKEAVAYQTLPKQENYALIMGNEGQGVSRELLEMVDQSVYIPIVGKAESLNVAIAAGILMYHFL; from the coding sequence ATGAAAGAAATTTTGTCCAGCAAAAATACAATGATGAAAGAATTAAAAAAATTAAGAATAAAAAAACATCGTGAAGCGCAACAACGCTATTTGATCGAAGGTTTTCATCTGATCGAAGAAGCAATCAAGGCACATGCTGAAGTCGAGTGGATTTTGATCAATCAGCGTGGGATAGAGGAATGGGCTGAGTGGATTGCTTTACATGAAGATGAACGCTTTATTTTCGTGACAGAAGAAATTTTAAGTTCTCTTTCTGAAGTACCGACACCTCAAGGGATGCTAGCAGTTGTTAAGATGCCAGATCAGGAACAAGGGATGTCTCATCATGGGCGTTGGCTATTGTTAGATAATGTTCAAGATCCTGGGAATGTGGGTACGATGATTCGCACAGCAGATGCTGCTGGGCTGACTGGCGTTGTCCTAGGCTCTGGTTGTGCAGATATTTATAATACAAAAGTTCTTCGGGCGATGCAGGGCAGTAATTATCATTTGCCGCTCTTTCGTTTGCCGCTTGCAGAAGTAATCGAAGGATTTCAAAAAAACGGAATTTCTGTCTATGGCACTGAATTAAATAAAGAAGCAGTTGCTTATCAGACATTACCTAAACAAGAAAATTATGCTTTGATCATGGGAAATGAAGGACAAGGGGTCTCAAGAGAACTATTGGAAATGGTCGATCAGTCTGTTTATATTCCGATCGTCGGAAAAGCAGAATCATTGAATGTTGCGATTGCTGCTGGGATTTTGATGTATCATTTCTTGTGA